In Herbaspirillum seropedicae, a single window of DNA contains:
- a CDS encoding MucB/RseB C-terminal domain-containing protein produces MRQTGRLLGVLCLLPALLLPSAHAAEGEQASASSLLMAQLQKMQSSAQHLNYSGRFVYQQAALIRSSRVTHVVVGKNELEKLELLDGKPAEFIRSNDEVASYLPQSRTIRMEKRVTRDVFPAIVDVRPQDLGAQYHLRAGSDERVAGRDCRVVMLEPRDKLRYGYRFWTDKATGLLLRAQTLDGQGEVIEQIAFTQIEIGGIDRARVNPTYKDTHGWHIEKAVMTPIDLPQWQVTPPPGFRKIQQVRRLMAGSAADGAAPAQNRAAEREVSQIVFSDGLAAISVFIEPGSPGREEGSAQQGAMHILGRPQGDYWLTVVGEVPAAAIRQVADSIELKSK; encoded by the coding sequence ATGCGTCAAACGGGGCGTCTGTTAGGCGTACTGTGCTTGCTTCCCGCGTTGCTCTTGCCATCCGCCCATGCGGCGGAGGGCGAGCAGGCTTCCGCTTCTTCCTTGCTGATGGCGCAATTGCAGAAAATGCAATCGTCCGCCCAGCACCTGAATTATTCCGGTCGTTTCGTCTATCAGCAGGCTGCGCTGATACGCAGTTCACGTGTCACGCATGTGGTCGTGGGCAAGAATGAGCTGGAAAAACTCGAATTGCTCGACGGCAAGCCTGCTGAATTCATCCGCAGTAACGACGAGGTGGCCAGTTATCTGCCGCAATCGCGCACGATCCGGATGGAAAAGCGCGTCACCCGTGACGTCTTTCCCGCCATTGTCGATGTCCGTCCGCAGGACCTGGGTGCGCAATACCATCTGCGGGCCGGTAGCGACGAGCGCGTGGCCGGGCGCGATTGCCGGGTCGTCATGCTGGAGCCGCGCGATAAACTGCGTTATGGTTACCGCTTCTGGACCGACAAGGCCACTGGCTTGCTGCTGCGCGCACAGACGCTGGATGGCCAGGGCGAAGTGATCGAGCAGATTGCCTTCACCCAGATCGAGATTGGCGGGATTGATCGCGCCCGGGTCAACCCCACCTACAAGGACACGCATGGTTGGCATATCGAAAAGGCCGTCATGACGCCCATCGATCTGCCACAGTGGCAGGTCACGCCGCCGCCCGGTTTCCGCAAGATCCAGCAAGTGCGCCGACTGATGGCCGGGAGCGCGGCCGATGGTGCGGCGCCGGCCCAGAACCGGGCCGCCGAGCGTGAAGTGTCGCAGATCGTGTTTTCCGATGGCCTAGCCGCCATCTCGGTGTTCATCGAACCGGGCAGCCCGGGACGTGAGGAGGGCAGCGCCCAGCAGGGCGCCATGCATATCCTCGGGCGTCCCCAGGGGGACTACTGGCTCACCGTGGTGGGGGAAGTGCCGGCGGCCGCGATCCGGCAAGTGGCTGATTCCATAGAATTGAAATCCAAATAA
- a CDS encoding sigma-E factor negative regulatory protein: protein MDTKVTTREQTSALADGELSAEEMTIALAGLRSSKDAQQAWEDYHRIGEVLRSEEMDVPLSAGFSARMSALLEAEPTIVAPQSTAVEPAPVAQPAVAVQAAKAAANGDHRAARPGRLVRFLMPSAAAAAAAVAAVFVAMPQQQAMVTADAKAVAPVSQVAVAPVNVPSAIATVSTTNANPQNVTQVSSLAQQGEVKRDPRIDDYLFAHQRFSPSYSSAQYARSAAFSTDADK from the coding sequence ATGGATACCAAAGTAACAACCAGAGAACAGACCTCAGCCCTTGCCGATGGCGAGCTGAGTGCTGAAGAAATGACCATTGCCCTCGCGGGCCTGCGTTCCTCCAAGGATGCGCAGCAAGCGTGGGAAGACTACCACCGCATTGGTGAGGTGCTGCGTTCGGAGGAGATGGATGTGCCCCTGAGCGCCGGTTTCTCCGCGCGCATGAGCGCCTTGCTGGAGGCCGAACCGACCATCGTGGCGCCGCAATCCACGGCCGTTGAGCCCGCTCCTGTGGCGCAGCCGGCTGTGGCCGTGCAGGCCGCCAAGGCCGCTGCCAACGGCGATCATCGCGCCGCCCGTCCGGGTCGCCTGGTGCGCTTCCTGATGCCCAGCGCCGCTGCCGCAGCAGCTGCCGTCGCCGCTGTCTTCGTAGCCATGCCGCAGCAGCAGGCCATGGTGACCGCCGACGCCAAGGCGGTTGCGCCGGTCAGCCAGGTGGCCGTGGCGCCGGTCAATGTGCCTTCGGCGATTGCCACGGTGTCCACCACCAACGCCAATCCCCAGAACGTCACCCAGGTGAGTTCGCTGGCCCAGCAGGGTGAAGTCAAGCGCGATCCGCGCATCGACGACTACCTGTTCGCCCATCAGCGCTTCTCGCCCTCCTACAGCTCGGCGCAATACGCCCGTTCCGCAGCCTTCTCCACTGACGCTGACAAGTAA
- the rpoE gene encoding RNA polymerase sigma factor RpoE, with amino-acid sequence MTTEREIDQQLVERVQRGDKKAFELLVVKYQRKLMRLVSRLVRDQAEAEDVVQEAFIKAYRALPQFRGDSAFYTWLYRIGINTAKNYLVTMGRRAPTSTEADAEEAETFDDADHLRDINTPESMLATKQIAQTVNVAMEALPEELRTAITLREIEGLSYDEIADAMNCPIGTVRSRIFRAREAIAEKLRPLLDTAADKRW; translated from the coding sequence TTGACGACAGAACGCGAAATAGACCAGCAGCTTGTTGAGCGCGTCCAGCGTGGCGACAAGAAGGCGTTCGAGCTATTGGTGGTCAAGTACCAACGCAAGCTGATGCGCCTGGTCTCGCGGCTGGTCCGCGACCAGGCTGAAGCCGAGGATGTGGTGCAGGAAGCCTTCATCAAGGCTTATCGTGCACTGCCGCAATTCCGCGGCGATTCAGCTTTTTATACCTGGCTCTACCGTATCGGTATCAATACCGCGAAGAACTATCTGGTCACCATGGGCAGAAGGGCGCCCACATCGACTGAAGCAGATGCAGAAGAAGCGGAAACTTTTGACGATGCAGACCATCTGAGGGACATCAACACTCCAGAGTCGATGTTGGCCACCAAGCAGATTGCTCAGACGGTCAACGTGGCGATGGAAGCATTGCCGGAAGAATTACGTACTGCCATTACGTTGCGCGAGATCGAGGGGTTGAGCTACGACGAAATTGCAGATGCGATGAATTGTCCGATCGGCACCGTGCGCAGCCGTATTTTCCGCGCCCGGGAAGCAATTGCCGAGAAGTTGCGTCCACTGCTGGATACGGCGGCGGACAAGCGCTGGTGA
- the lepB gene encoding signal peptidase I: MQALLGNFALILFVLMLVTGVIWFADTFFLSKQRRARADAALAEFDARVARDEAQGIKRDGSVASSRADLQAHHLKQPAWIEYSGSFFPVIALVFCLRSFLYEPFKIPSSSMVPTLLVGDLILVNKFTYGIRLPIINKKIIEVNQPQRGDVMVFKYPKDMSVDYIKRVVGVPGDKIVYKNKRLTVNGEQISYKALPDYLDEENLTYYKQWQENLTGVEHKILTDERAPNFVPNPDAFPHHELCTYNAEGFACTVPPGEYFMMGDNRDNSLDSRYWGFVPDQNIVGKAFFVWMNLGDIKRIGSFH, from the coding sequence ATGCAGGCTTTGTTGGGCAACTTCGCACTGATTCTGTTCGTGCTGATGCTGGTGACCGGCGTGATCTGGTTTGCCGATACCTTCTTCCTCTCCAAGCAGCGCCGCGCCCGTGCCGACGCCGCCCTGGCCGAGTTCGACGCTCGCGTGGCGCGCGACGAGGCACAAGGCATCAAGCGCGATGGCAGCGTCGCCAGCAGCCGCGCCGACCTGCAGGCCCATCACCTGAAGCAGCCGGCCTGGATCGAGTATTCGGGCAGCTTCTTCCCGGTGATCGCGCTGGTGTTCTGCCTGCGCTCCTTCCTGTACGAGCCGTTCAAGATCCCGTCCAGCTCCATGGTGCCGACCCTGCTGGTGGGCGACCTGATCCTGGTGAACAAATTCACCTACGGTATCCGCCTGCCCATCATCAACAAGAAGATCATCGAAGTGAACCAGCCGCAGCGCGGCGACGTGATGGTGTTCAAGTACCCCAAGGACATGTCGGTGGACTACATCAAGCGCGTAGTGGGCGTGCCTGGTGATAAAATAGTCTATAAAAACAAGCGCTTAACGGTTAATGGTGAACAAATTTCTTATAAAGCGCTGCCGGATTATCTGGACGAGGAAAATCTGACGTACTATAAGCAGTGGCAGGAAAACCTGACCGGCGTGGAGCACAAGATTCTGACCGATGAGCGCGCTCCCAACTTCGTGCCCAATCCCGATGCCTTCCCGCATCACGAGCTGTGCACCTACAACGCCGAAGGTTTCGCCTGCACGGTGCCGCCGGGCGAGTACTTCATGATGGGCGACAACCGGGACAACAGCCTCGACAGCCGCTACTGGGGCTTCGTGCCGGACCAGAACATCGTCGGCAAGGCCTTCTTTGTCTGGATGAACCTGGGCGATATCAAGCGGATCGGCAGCTTCCACTAA
- the lepA gene encoding translation elongation factor 4 — translation MNNIRNFSIIAHIDHGKSTLADRIIQLCGGLSNREMEAQVLDSMDIERERGITIKAQTAALSYKAKDGQIYNLNLIDTPGHVDFSYEVSRSLSACEGALLVVDASQGVEAQTVANCYTALDLGVEVVPVLNKIDLPSADPDNAKSEIEDVIGIDASDATPCSAKTGLGVEDVLEAIVAKVPAPKGDPEAPLQALIIDSWFDNYVGVVMLVRIVNGTLRPKDKILLMATETQYLTESIGVFTPKSQSREALTAGQVGFVIAGIKELKSARVGDTITLASKPAPAPLPGFKEVQPQVFAGLFPVEANQYDALRDSLEKLKLNDAALMYEPEVSQALGFGFRCGFLGLLHMEIVQERLEREFDMDLITTAPTVVYEVQQRDGTLLMVDNPSKMPEVSKIEEIREPIVTVNLYMPQEYVGSVITLCTQKRGIQMNMSYHGKQVQLTYEMPMAEIVLDFFDRLKSTSRGYASMDYEFKEYRAADVVKVDMLINSEKVDALAIIVHRAAAQIRGRQVAAKMRELIPRQMFDVAIQAAIGATIISRENVKAMRKNVLAKCYGGDISRKRKLLEKQKAGKKRMKQVGSVEIPQEAFLAILQVEDK, via the coding sequence ATGAACAATATCCGTAATTTCTCGATCATCGCCCACATCGATCACGGCAAGTCCACGCTCGCCGACCGCATCATCCAGTTGTGCGGGGGCTTGTCCAACCGCGAGATGGAAGCCCAGGTGCTGGATTCGATGGATATCGAGCGCGAGCGCGGCATCACCATCAAGGCCCAGACCGCAGCCCTGTCCTACAAGGCCAAGGATGGCCAGATCTACAACCTCAACCTGATCGACACCCCGGGTCACGTCGACTTCAGCTATGAAGTTTCGCGCTCGCTGTCGGCCTGCGAAGGCGCGCTGCTGGTGGTGGACGCTTCGCAAGGCGTGGAAGCGCAGACCGTGGCCAACTGCTATACCGCCCTGGATCTGGGCGTGGAAGTGGTGCCGGTCCTGAACAAGATCGACTTGCCGTCCGCCGATCCCGACAACGCCAAGAGCGAGATCGAGGACGTCATCGGCATCGACGCATCGGACGCCACTCCCTGCTCGGCCAAGACCGGCCTGGGCGTGGAAGACGTGCTGGAAGCCATCGTGGCCAAGGTGCCGGCGCCCAAGGGTGACCCGGAGGCCCCGCTGCAGGCGCTGATCATCGATTCCTGGTTTGACAACTACGTCGGCGTGGTCATGCTGGTGCGCATCGTCAACGGCACCTTGCGTCCCAAGGACAAGATCCTGCTGATGGCCACCGAAACCCAGTACCTGACCGAAAGCATCGGTGTCTTCACGCCCAAGTCGCAATCGCGTGAAGCCTTGACGGCAGGACAGGTCGGCTTCGTCATCGCCGGCATCAAGGAACTGAAGTCCGCGCGCGTGGGCGACACCATCACCCTGGCCAGCAAGCCCGCCCCGGCGCCGCTGCCGGGCTTCAAGGAAGTGCAGCCGCAGGTGTTTGCAGGTCTCTTCCCGGTAGAAGCCAACCAGTACGACGCCCTGCGCGATTCGCTGGAAAAATTGAAGCTCAACGACGCTGCGCTGATGTACGAACCCGAAGTGTCGCAGGCGCTGGGCTTCGGCTTCCGCTGCGGCTTCCTGGGCCTGTTGCACATGGAAATCGTGCAGGAGCGCCTGGAGCGCGAATTCGACATGGACCTGATCACCACCGCGCCGACGGTGGTGTATGAAGTGCAGCAACGCGACGGCACCCTGCTGATGGTGGACAACCCGTCCAAGATGCCGGAAGTGTCCAAGATCGAAGAGATCCGCGAACCCATCGTCACCGTCAATCTGTACATGCCGCAGGAATACGTGGGCTCGGTCATCACCCTGTGCACGCAGAAGCGCGGCATCCAGATGAACATGAGCTACCACGGCAAGCAGGTGCAGTTGACCTATGAAATGCCGATGGCCGAGATCGTGCTGGACTTCTTCGATCGCCTGAAGTCCACCTCGCGTGGCTACGCCTCCATGGACTACGAGTTCAAGGAATACCGCGCCGCCGACGTGGTCAAGGTGGACATGCTGATCAATAGCGAGAAGGTCGATGCCCTGGCCATCATCGTGCACCGTGCTGCGGCCCAGATCCGCGGCCGCCAGGTGGCCGCCAAGATGCGCGAACTGATCCCGCGCCAGATGTTCGATGTGGCCATCCAGGCCGCCATCGGCGCGACCATCATCTCGCGTGAAAACGTCAAGGCCATGCGCAAGAACGTGCTGGCCAAGTGCTACGGCGGCGACATCTCGCGTAAGCGCAAGCTGCTGGAAAAGCAGAAGGCCGGCAAGAAGCGCATGAAGCAGGTGGGCTCGGTCGAAATTCCGCAGGAAGCATTCCTGGCAATCTTACAAGTGGAAGACAAATAA
- the rnc gene encoding ribonuclease III, with amino-acid sequence MDPQLLQQRLGHTFKDASLLQQALTHRSHSALHNERLEFLGDSVLNCVVASLLFERYDKIDEGDLSRLRANLVKQQSLYEIAQRLELSQFLRLGEGELKSGGFRRPSILADTLEALFGAIFLDSGFEAARAVIRSLYVPVLEHVDPRTLGKDAKTLLQEFLQGKKIPLPQYNVIATHGAAHSQEFEIECLVPKLDIQVFGTGGSRRAGEQAAAKLALEAVQLALAKTPSAGRKPRTRTTQLKLAGIATIQPDAPEHESGKGNRPDAVQTSAGKPAKPAKEQKSAPAAARSEAKNTGDRPETAAAEPISAASSATQSRTA; translated from the coding sequence ATGGATCCTCAACTCTTGCAACAACGGCTAGGCCACACTTTCAAGGATGCTTCGCTCTTGCAGCAGGCCTTGACCCACCGTAGCCATAGCGCCTTGCATAACGAGCGGCTGGAATTCCTCGGCGATTCGGTGCTGAACTGTGTGGTGGCCTCGCTGCTCTTCGAACGTTACGACAAGATCGACGAGGGTGACCTCTCGCGTCTGCGCGCCAACCTGGTCAAGCAGCAATCGCTGTACGAGATCGCCCAGCGGCTGGAGTTGTCGCAGTTCCTGCGCCTGGGCGAGGGCGAGCTCAAGTCGGGCGGTTTCCGCCGTCCCTCCATCCTGGCCGATACCCTGGAGGCGCTCTTTGGCGCCATCTTCCTCGATTCCGGCTTCGAGGCCGCGCGCGCGGTGATCCGCTCGCTCTACGTGCCCGTGCTGGAACACGTCGATCCGCGCACCCTGGGCAAGGACGCCAAGACGCTCCTGCAGGAATTCCTGCAAGGCAAGAAGATCCCGCTGCCGCAGTACAACGTCATCGCCACCCACGGCGCTGCCCACAGCCAGGAATTCGAGATCGAGTGCCTGGTGCCCAAGCTGGACATCCAGGTCTTCGGCACCGGCGGCAGCCGCCGCGCCGGCGAGCAGGCCGCTGCCAAGCTGGCGTTGGAGGCTGTGCAACTGGCCCTGGCCAAGACGCCCTCGGCCGGCCGCAAGCCGCGTACCCGTACCACCCAGTTGAAGCTGGCCGGCATTGCCACCATCCAGCCGGATGCGCCGGAGCACGAAAGCGGCAAGGGCAACCGCCCGGACGCCGTCCAGACCAGCGCCGGCAAGCCGGCCAAGCCTGCCAAGGAGCAGAAGAGCGCCCCCGCAGCCGCCCGCAGTGAGGCCAAGAACACCGGCGACCGCCCTGAAACGGCCGCAGCAGAACCCATTTCGGCGGCTTCATCCGCCACGCAATCCAGAACAGCATGA
- a CDS encoding DegQ family serine endoprotease encodes MTPLKTTLASALLAASVFVAAPVALAAPPVASPAVAALPDFADIVERTGPGVVNIRTTERVRQNAQGQGGVDDPEMQEFFRRFFGIPIPRQQQPGTPRGNGKQGGQGQQEEVPRGVGSGFIISADGFIMTNAHVVEGASEVYVTLTDKREFKAKIVGSDTRTDVAVLKIDGSNLPRLNMGDSDKIRVGEWVLAIGSPFGLENTVTAGIVSAKARDTGDYLPLIQTDVAVNPGNSGGPLINLKGEVIGINSQIYSRSGGFMGISFAVPIDEALRVADQLKASGRVTRGRIGVQIGEVTKDVAESLGLARAQGALVQRVEAGGPAEKAGLEAGDIILKYNGAAIERPSDLPRMVGSTKPGAKATVSIWRKGSARDVSVTVVELEADKPKQAEEKKAKPDNAPNSLGLVVSDLSDAQRKELKVDNGVLVEAVSGAAAAAGIRPGDVIQRLNEVDVKDAKQFAQLVSKLDAKKRAAVLVRRGDSSQFVPLRPNGGN; translated from the coding sequence ATGACACCCTTGAAGACTACCCTTGCCAGCGCCTTGCTGGCCGCTTCCGTATTTGTTGCCGCCCCCGTCGCGCTGGCCGCTCCGCCAGTGGCGTCGCCCGCTGTGGCTGCCTTGCCGGACTTCGCTGATATCGTCGAGCGCACCGGTCCGGGCGTGGTCAATATCCGCACTACCGAACGCGTGCGCCAGAATGCCCAGGGGCAGGGCGGTGTCGATGATCCGGAGATGCAGGAATTCTTCCGCCGCTTCTTCGGTATTCCCATCCCCCGCCAGCAACAGCCTGGCACGCCGCGCGGCAATGGCAAGCAGGGTGGCCAAGGGCAGCAGGAAGAAGTGCCGCGCGGGGTTGGCTCGGGCTTCATCATTTCGGCCGATGGCTTCATCATGACCAACGCCCACGTGGTCGAGGGCGCCAGCGAGGTCTATGTCACCCTGACCGACAAGCGTGAATTCAAGGCCAAGATCGTCGGCTCCGATACCCGCACCGATGTGGCCGTGCTCAAGATCGACGGCAGCAACCTGCCGCGCCTGAACATGGGCGACTCCGACAAGATCCGCGTGGGTGAATGGGTGTTGGCCATCGGTTCGCCCTTCGGCCTGGAAAACACGGTCACCGCCGGCATCGTCTCGGCCAAGGCCCGTGACACTGGCGATTACCTGCCGCTGATCCAGACCGACGTGGCCGTCAATCCGGGCAACTCGGGTGGTCCGCTGATCAACCTCAAGGGCGAGGTGATCGGCATCAATTCGCAGATCTATAGCCGCTCTGGCGGCTTCATGGGGATTTCCTTTGCCGTGCCCATCGACGAGGCGCTGCGTGTGGCCGATCAGTTGAAGGCCAGCGGTCGCGTCACCCGTGGCCGTATCGGCGTGCAGATCGGCGAGGTGACCAAGGATGTCGCCGAGTCGCTGGGGCTGGCGCGTGCGCAGGGCGCGCTGGTGCAGCGCGTCGAGGCCGGCGGCCCGGCGGAGAAGGCGGGTCTGGAGGCAGGTGACATCATCCTCAAGTACAACGGCGCCGCTATCGAGCGTCCCAGCGACCTGCCGCGCATGGTGGGTTCCACCAAGCCGGGCGCCAAGGCGACCGTCAGCATCTGGCGCAAGGGCAGTGCGCGTGACGTCAGCGTGACCGTGGTCGAGCTGGAAGCCGACAAGCCTAAGCAGGCCGAAGAGAAGAAGGCCAAGCCTGACAACGCGCCCAATTCCCTGGGTCTGGTGGTCAGTGACCTGTCCGACGCGCAGCGCAAGGAACTGAAGGTCGATAATGGTGTGCTGGTCGAGGCCGTCAGTGGTGCGGCTGCCGCGGCCGGCATCCGCCCGGGAGACGTCATCCAGCGCCTCAACGAAGTGGATGTGAAGGACGCCAAGCAGTTCGCCCAGCTCGTCTCCAAGCTGGACGCCAAGAAGCGCGCCGCCGTCCTGGTGCGTCGTGGCGATTCTTCGCAGTTCGTGCCGTTGCGCCCCAACGGCGGTAACTGA
- a CDS encoding glutaredoxin family protein — MSLTSSPTPSGSDALQFLIYSRSYCHLCEDLRGALLAALGETAARVEMVDVDADAALVAQYDELVPVLMGCDREGRWVQLCHYHLDEAALRKFLASR, encoded by the coding sequence ATGTCGCTCACCTCGTCCCCGACCCCCTCCGGCTCCGATGCCTTGCAGTTCCTGATCTATTCGCGCAGTTACTGCCATCTCTGCGAGGACTTGCGAGGGGCCTTGCTGGCGGCGTTGGGAGAGACGGCGGCGCGGGTCGAGATGGTGGATGTGGACGCCGACGCCGCGCTGGTGGCGCAATATGACGAGCTGGTCCCGGTGCTGATGGGGTGTGACCGGGAAGGGCGGTGGGTGCAACTGTGCCACTATCATCTCGATGAGGCGGCCTTGCGCAAATTTCTTGCTTCCCGGTAA
- the pdxJ gene encoding pyridoxine 5'-phosphate synthase, whose amino-acid sequence MSFLQPAGPAIELGINIDHVATLRNARGTRYPDPIRAALEAEEAGADAITLHLREDRRHIRDDDVKAIRPLLQTRMNLEAAVTREMIDFACFIRPQDVCLVPEKRTEVTTEGGLDVVGHFADVQAAIRQLQQEQIRVSLFIDADVQQIKAAAESGAPVIELHTGRYADATSEQEQQEELERIRLAVQEGVKLGLKVNAGHGLHYTNVQAIAAIPEIAELNIGHAVVAHAVFAGWRNAVSEMKAIMIKARLEALKAKA is encoded by the coding sequence ATGAGTTTCCTGCAGCCCGCCGGCCCGGCCATTGAACTGGGTATCAACATCGACCACGTCGCCACCTTGCGCAATGCGCGCGGCACGCGCTATCCCGACCCGATCCGGGCCGCACTGGAAGCCGAGGAAGCCGGCGCCGACGCCATCACGCTGCACCTGCGCGAAGATCGCCGCCACATCCGCGACGACGATGTGAAAGCCATCCGTCCGCTGCTGCAGACGCGCATGAACCTGGAAGCCGCGGTGACCCGCGAGATGATCGATTTCGCCTGCTTCATCCGCCCCCAGGATGTCTGCCTGGTGCCGGAAAAGCGCACCGAAGTCACCACTGAAGGCGGCCTGGATGTGGTCGGCCATTTCGCCGACGTGCAGGCGGCGATCCGCCAGTTGCAGCAGGAGCAGATCAGGGTGTCGCTGTTCATCGATGCCGATGTCCAGCAGATCAAGGCCGCCGCCGAGTCCGGCGCGCCGGTCATCGAGCTGCATACCGGCCGCTATGCCGACGCCACCAGCGAGCAGGAACAGCAGGAAGAGCTGGAGCGCATCCGCCTGGCCGTGCAGGAAGGCGTCAAGCTTGGCCTGAAGGTCAATGCCGGCCATGGCCTGCACTACACCAATGTCCAGGCCATCGCCGCCATCCCCGAGATTGCCGAACTGAACATCGGCCATGCGGTGGTGGCCCATGCGGTCTTTGCCGGCTGGCGCAATGCGGTCTCGGAGATGAAGGCCATCATGATCAAGGCGCGCCTGGAAGCGCTCAAGGCCAAAGCCTGA
- the era gene encoding GTPase Era, whose amino-acid sequence MTDSPMADDASAQTPDSDYRCGYIAIVGRPNVGKSTLMNVLVGAKVSITSRKAQTTRHRITGIQTIENTQYVYVDTPGFQTRHSNALNKTLNRTVTNTLTAADVILFVIEAGTFGPADKQVLDLLPANVPCILVLNKADRNKDKTTLMPFAREVASHHDFAAVVPVSAKQRFQLDRLQEEVRKLLPQNPPMFDEDDITDRSEKFLASEIVREKVFRFVGEELPYTSTVLIEKFEQEGNLRRIFAAILVERDNHKAMVIGQKGARLKEISTQSRQDMERLFGGPVYLEIWVKVKSGWADNEAGLRAYGYE is encoded by the coding sequence ATGACAGATTCCCCCATGGCCGACGACGCGTCGGCACAGACCCCCGATAGCGATTACCGTTGCGGCTACATCGCCATCGTCGGTCGTCCCAACGTTGGCAAGTCGACCCTGATGAACGTGCTGGTCGGCGCCAAGGTCAGCATCACCTCGCGCAAGGCCCAGACCACGCGCCACCGCATCACCGGCATCCAGACCATCGAGAACACCCAGTATGTCTACGTCGACACGCCCGGTTTCCAGACCCGTCACAGCAATGCCCTCAACAAGACCCTGAACCGCACCGTCACCAACACACTGACCGCGGCCGACGTGATCCTGTTCGTGATCGAAGCCGGCACCTTCGGCCCGGCTGACAAGCAGGTGCTGGATCTGCTGCCGGCCAACGTGCCCTGCATCCTGGTGTTGAACAAGGCCGACCGCAACAAGGACAAGACCACGCTCATGCCCTTCGCCCGCGAAGTGGCCTCGCATCATGATTTCGCCGCCGTGGTGCCGGTCTCGGCCAAGCAGCGCTTCCAGCTCGATCGCCTGCAGGAAGAGGTGCGCAAGCTGCTGCCGCAGAACCCGCCGATGTTCGACGAGGACGACATCACCGACCGCAGCGAGAAATTCCTGGCCTCCGAAATCGTGCGCGAAAAGGTGTTCCGTTTCGTCGGCGAAGAGCTGCCCTATACCAGCACGGTGCTGATCGAAAAGTTCGAGCAGGAAGGCAACCTGCGCCGCATCTTCGCCGCCATCCTGGTCGAGCGCGACAACCACAAGGCCATGGTGATCGGCCAGAAAGGCGCGCGCCTGAAGGAAATTTCCACCCAGTCGCGGCAGGACATGGAGCGCCTCTTTGGCGGTCCGGTCTATCTGGAAATCTGGGTCAAGGTCAAATCGGGCTGGGCCGACAACGAAGCCGGCCTGCGCGCCTACGGCTACGAATGA
- the recO gene encoding DNA repair protein RecO translates to MTTMLTESQLDSQADPANAVAPAVAPQAPAKTPARKTAAPRARSRAVPEKEHKVLAQPGFVLHSYPYKETSLIIDVFSRDHGRVALVAKGAKRPHSKLRGALQTFQPLSLSWSGKSEVRTLTDAEWVGGLLPLEKSALLCGFYLNELLVKLLAREDAHPALFDHYVATLNKLAHGENAPIVLRQFERILLKQTGVAGNWSHCVVSGKTVRPDLIYVVDPEQGTRPERLSDRAPKVSGKTLLDMEREDYSDPTTQLQSKFLMRYLLAHHLGGAQLNTRQILIDLMQL, encoded by the coding sequence ATGACCACCATGCTCACCGAATCCCAGCTCGACAGCCAGGCTGACCCGGCCAACGCCGTAGCGCCGGCGGTCGCGCCGCAGGCGCCGGCCAAGACGCCTGCGCGCAAGACGGCCGCCCCGCGTGCGCGCAGCCGCGCCGTGCCAGAGAAGGAGCACAAGGTCCTGGCGCAGCCGGGCTTCGTGCTGCACAGCTATCCCTACAAGGAAACCAGCCTCATCATCGACGTCTTCTCGCGTGATCATGGTCGCGTGGCGCTGGTGGCCAAGGGCGCCAAGCGCCCGCATTCCAAGCTGCGCGGAGCTTTGCAGACCTTCCAGCCGCTCTCGCTGTCGTGGAGCGGCAAGTCCGAAGTGCGCACGCTGACCGACGCTGAATGGGTCGGCGGCCTGCTGCCGCTGGAAAAGTCCGCCTTGCTGTGCGGCTTCTACCTCAATGAATTGCTGGTCAAGCTGCTGGCGCGCGAAGATGCACACCCGGCGCTGTTCGACCATTACGTGGCCACGCTCAACAAGCTGGCCCACGGCGAGAATGCCCCCATCGTGCTGCGCCAGTTCGAACGCATCCTGTTGAAGCAGACCGGCGTGGCCGGCAACTGGAGCCATTGCGTGGTCAGCGGCAAGACCGTGCGGCCCGATCTCATCTACGTGGTCGACCCGGAGCAGGGCACCCGTCCCGAGCGCCTGTCCGACCGCGCCCCCAAGGTCAGCGGCAAGACCCTGCTGGACATGGAGCGCGAGGACTACAGCGATCCCACCACGCAACTGCAGAGCAAGTTCCTCATGCGCTACCTGCTGGCGCACCATCTGGGCGGGGCGCAGTTGAATACGCGCCAGATCCTGATCGACCTCATGCAATTGTGA